From the Exiguobacterium aurantiacum genome, one window contains:
- a CDS encoding DUF5692 family protein, producing MFFFESIPWYNVVMWFVVFGLLIGLNEIVRSSKKASIFMFMAVPIALTPIWFFTADPEITSWFHWVKVYSALAGSLIYMVIRFTDYHKKHPWYLMLVPGILALNIAEAVVREFQVGIMGFEGMVDGMYYISGGWNYVNAVAGILNLVLICGWVGIFATSGKKKDMLWPDQTKLWIVAYGIWNIAYVYSCAPGNAFYSGFALNIAATVPALLWAKGTWMQNRAQTLTFWMMWVMTFPYFFAVGSTFNVSVSYNPAANWTIALLSLALNVVLAVWQVTRIVKYKLNPLKEELWKDTNEYKKINAMREDAISEQETAASRVL from the coding sequence ATGTTCTTCTTTGAGTCTATCCCTTGGTACAATGTCGTGATGTGGTTCGTCGTATTCGGTCTATTGATCGGGTTGAATGAAATCGTCCGATCTAGCAAAAAAGCGAGTATCTTCATGTTTATGGCCGTCCCAATCGCCTTGACCCCGATTTGGTTTTTCACCGCCGATCCTGAAATCACCTCATGGTTCCATTGGGTGAAAGTGTATTCAGCATTAGCCGGAAGCTTGATTTACATGGTCATCCGCTTCACCGATTACCATAAGAAACATCCATGGTATTTGATGCTCGTCCCAGGTATTTTGGCACTCAACATCGCTGAGGCCGTCGTTCGAGAGTTCCAAGTCGGTATCATGGGATTTGAAGGTATGGTCGATGGGATGTACTACATCTCGGGCGGTTGGAACTACGTGAACGCCGTCGCCGGAATCTTGAACTTGGTCCTCATCTGTGGCTGGGTCGGTATTTTTGCCACATCTGGTAAGAAAAAAGACATGCTCTGGCCGGACCAAACGAAACTTTGGATTGTCGCTTACGGTATTTGGAATATCGCTTACGTCTATTCATGCGCACCGGGTAACGCGTTCTATTCAGGCTTCGCTTTGAACATCGCCGCGACGGTTCCCGCCTTGCTTTGGGCAAAAGGCACATGGATGCAAAACCGGGCGCAGACGCTCACATTTTGGATGATGTGGGTCATGACGTTCCCTTACTTCTTTGCTGTCGGCAGCACGTTCAATGTGAGTGTGTCGTACAACCCGGCAGCGAACTGGACGATCGCCCTGCTCAGTTTGGCACTGAACGTCGTCCTCGCCGTCTGGCAAGTGACGCGAATCGTCAAATACAAACTCAATCCGTTGAAAGAGGAGTTGTGGAAAGACACGAACGAATATAAAAAAATCAACGCGATGCGTGAAGACGCTATTTCTGAACAGGAAACTGCGGCCAGTAGAGTGCTGTAA
- a CDS encoding TetR/AcrR family transcriptional regulator, whose product MMNEGKQKILEAARATIIEHGIQGTTLRGIAKKAGFSTGAIYHYYNSKEAILYDVMDEGLGEIRRIATVSIEDKKEAREIIQEIFDGMQDRLKKDAESRLQFYLAHEAMLGNVELQNKFKEKYEDWINRVEAIFVRAYGVERGPSTRAVAAWTMAAIDGMVLQTLLNVQVVESEHTNRILEYLLQDGFTHFFKIIGNEQR is encoded by the coding sequence ATGATGAACGAAGGAAAGCAAAAGATATTAGAAGCCGCACGAGCGACGATTATCGAACACGGGATTCAGGGCACGACACTTCGGGGAATCGCGAAGAAGGCAGGATTTAGTACAGGCGCCATCTATCATTATTACAACTCAAAAGAAGCCATTCTATATGACGTGATGGACGAAGGATTAGGTGAGATTCGACGAATCGCAACCGTCTCGATTGAAGACAAGAAAGAGGCCCGCGAGATCATTCAAGAAATTTTTGATGGGATGCAAGACCGACTAAAAAAAGATGCGGAAAGCCGTTTGCAGTTTTATTTGGCCCATGAGGCGATGCTCGGGAATGTGGAGTTACAGAATAAGTTTAAAGAAAAATACGAGGACTGGATCAATCGCGTCGAAGCCATCTTTGTGAGAGCGTACGGCGTCGAACGCGGACCTTCGACGAGAGCGGTCGCCGCGTGGACGATGGCCGCAATCGATGGGATGGTGCTCCAAACATTATTGAACGTTCAAGTTGTCGAATCTGAGCATACGAATCGTATACTGGAGTATTTGCTGCAGGACGGGTTTACACACTTCTTTAAAATCATCGGAAATGAACAACGCTAA
- a CDS encoding tRNA dihydrouridine synthase — MKENFWRDLPRPFFILAPMEDVTDVVFRHVVAHAGRPDVFFTEFANSDSYCHPEGKGSLRGRLTFTEDEQPMVAHIWGDNPDYFREMSIGMAEMGYKGLDINMGCPVPNVAKRGKGSGLILRPDVAAELIQAAKAGGIPVSVKTRLGFAKLDEWRDWLTHLLKQDIANLSIHLRTRNEMSKVDAHWEMIPDIVKLRDEIAPDTLITINGDILDRQMGLELVEKYGVDGVMIGRGIFKNPFAFEKEPREHSMEEYLDLLRLQLDLQDKFQEEVPRSISNLHRFFKIYVKGFRGASDLRVKLMDTKSTDEVRAHLDAFVENYHKEEATLAEAASTVE; from the coding sequence ATGAAAGAAAACTTCTGGCGCGATTTGCCGCGTCCATTCTTTATACTTGCCCCGATGGAAGACGTGACCGATGTCGTCTTCCGCCACGTCGTCGCCCATGCCGGCCGACCTGACGTCTTTTTCACCGAGTTCGCGAACTCGGACAGCTACTGCCACCCGGAAGGGAAAGGTAGCCTGCGCGGACGCTTGACGTTCACCGAGGACGAACAGCCGATGGTCGCCCACATTTGGGGCGATAATCCTGACTACTTCCGCGAGATGAGCATCGGGATGGCCGAGATGGGCTATAAAGGCCTCGACATCAATATGGGTTGCCCGGTCCCGAACGTGGCGAAGCGCGGCAAAGGGAGCGGGCTCATCCTCCGTCCTGACGTCGCGGCGGAACTCATCCAAGCGGCGAAAGCTGGCGGTATTCCGGTCAGCGTCAAGACACGTCTCGGATTCGCGAAGCTCGACGAGTGGCGCGACTGGTTGACGCATCTCTTGAAGCAAGACATCGCCAACTTGTCGATTCACTTGCGCACACGCAACGAGATGAGTAAAGTCGACGCGCACTGGGAGATGATCCCGGATATCGTCAAACTGCGTGACGAGATCGCACCGGACACGCTCATCACGATCAACGGTGACATCCTTGACCGTCAGATGGGATTAGAGCTTGTCGAAAAGTATGGCGTCGACGGCGTCATGATCGGTCGCGGGATTTTCAAGAACCCGTTCGCGTTCGAGAAAGAGCCGCGTGAGCATTCGATGGAAGAGTACCTCGACTTGCTTCGTCTCCAACTCGATTTGCAAGACAAATTCCAAGAAGAAGTGCCGCGTTCGATTTCGAACTTGCACCGCTTCTTCAAGATTTACGTGAAAGGGTTCCGCGGGGCGAGCGACCTCCGTGTGAAGCTCATGGACACGAAATCGACAGACGAAGTGCGGGCGCACCTTGATGCGTTCGTCGAGAACTATCATAAAGAAGAAGCTACGCTCGCCGAGGCGGCGTCGACAGTCGAATAA
- a CDS encoding response regulator transcription factor, whose product MHILIVEDDRTIASGLQYSLEQEQFTTTLCQNVADATKIIEQQLHTIDLCLFDLSLPDGSGYDLCRLVKQQKDTPVIFLTAFDDEVNVVMGLDMGADDYITKPFRVRELISRIHSVLRRYNKQTSSPILKIGSVEINTQDAKVKKDGNEIFLTALEYRLLLIFGKHTGQVLSRAQLLDQIWDMGGDFVNDNTLTVYIKRLREKLEDDPQRPTLIKTVRGIGYKVER is encoded by the coding sequence ATGCACATTTTAATCGTTGAAGACGACCGGACGATCGCCTCCGGTCTCCAATATTCGCTCGAACAAGAACAATTCACGACGACGTTGTGCCAGAACGTGGCCGATGCGACAAAGATAATTGAACAACAGTTACATACGATCGACCTGTGTCTGTTCGATTTGTCGTTGCCGGACGGGAGCGGTTATGACTTATGTCGGCTTGTGAAACAACAAAAGGATACGCCCGTCATCTTTTTGACGGCGTTCGATGACGAAGTGAACGTCGTCATGGGACTCGATATGGGAGCGGACGACTACATCACGAAACCGTTCCGGGTCCGTGAACTCATCTCACGGATCCATTCGGTGTTGCGCCGCTACAATAAGCAGACCAGTTCGCCTATTCTGAAAATCGGGTCGGTCGAAATCAACACGCAAGACGCGAAAGTGAAAAAGGACGGAAACGAAATCTTCTTGACGGCGCTTGAATATCGCCTATTGCTCATCTTCGGGAAACATACGGGCCAAGTGTTGTCACGGGCCCAGCTGCTCGACCAGATTTGGGACATGGGCGGGGACTTCGTGAATGACAATACGTTGACCGTCTATATCAAACGGTTACGTGAGAAGCTCGAGGACGACCCGCAACGGCCGACGTTGATTAAGACGGTTCGCGGGATTGGCTATAAGGTGGAACGCTGA
- a CDS encoding sensor histidine kinase — translation MLRNREIRIYLVSLLLLIGVASTVAVVFISLEALVLVVILSITLLLVTYRFTAWRYREIDQLSSYLQEISNGNYKLDVRDNREGELSLLKSQIYKVTKMLSEQGTHLEEDKQKLTDAISDISHQLKTPLTSMTVMADLLSDPRLSDDKRQEFTHNVQVQLERMEWLVSSLLKLSKIDAGTIHFKQEPVSVPALIQAVTEPMLVPIDIKMQRLQITGERDVTFEGDMKWTTEALINILKNCVEHTPEQGELFIDFSENTLYTEIVIRDTGSGIAKQDVPYIFQRFYKGTNASDDSVGIGLAMAHSIITSQQGELTVRSERGAGTAFQVRFYKAIV, via the coding sequence ATGTTGCGCAATCGAGAGATCCGCATCTATTTGGTCAGCCTCTTGTTGCTGATTGGGGTGGCCTCTACGGTCGCAGTCGTGTTCATCTCCCTGGAGGCGCTCGTCCTCGTCGTCATCCTATCGATCACGCTCTTGCTCGTGACATATCGGTTCACGGCGTGGCGCTATCGGGAGATCGACCAACTGTCGAGCTACCTCCAAGAGATTAGCAACGGCAACTACAAACTAGACGTCCGCGACAATCGCGAGGGCGAACTCAGCCTGTTGAAGAGTCAAATCTATAAAGTGACGAAGATGCTGTCCGAGCAAGGGACGCATCTCGAAGAAGACAAGCAGAAGTTGACGGATGCCATCTCCGACATCTCTCACCAACTGAAGACCCCGCTCACATCGATGACGGTTATGGCGGACTTGCTCAGTGACCCGCGGCTGTCGGATGACAAGCGGCAAGAGTTCACGCATAACGTGCAGGTTCAGCTCGAGCGGATGGAATGGCTCGTCTCGTCACTCCTCAAGCTGTCTAAAATCGATGCCGGGACGATTCATTTCAAGCAGGAACCGGTATCTGTCCCCGCGCTCATTCAAGCCGTGACAGAACCGATGCTTGTGCCGATCGATATTAAAATGCAACGGCTCCAGATTACGGGTGAGCGTGACGTCACGTTCGAAGGCGATATGAAGTGGACGACCGAGGCGCTCATCAACATCTTGAAGAATTGCGTCGAGCATACACCGGAACAAGGGGAGCTGTTCATCGATTTCAGCGAGAACACACTATATACGGAAATCGTCATTCGCGACACGGGGAGCGGCATCGCCAAACAAGACGTCCCGTACATTTTCCAACGTTTTTATAAAGGCACGAATGCGAGCGACGACAGCGTCGGCATCGGGCTCGCCATGGCCCACAGCATCATCACGAGCCAGCAAGGTGAATTGACCGTCCGCAGTGAACGTGGAGCCGGGACCGCTTTTCAAGTTCGATTTTATAAAGCCATCGTCTAA
- a CDS encoding ABC transporter ATP-binding protein: MNILEVQHLSKVYGKDEMEVRALDDVSFTVKKGEFVCIVGPSGSGKSTLLHLLGGVDVPTSGHVLIDNTDIYKLDETQLAIFRRRQIGLIYQFYNLIPILTVEENITLPMLLDEQKVDVAHLERIIGILGLLNRLTHLPNQLSGGQQQRVSIGRALISNPAIILADEPTGNLDSQNSEEIMSLLKLFNKKFNQTLIIITHDERIALQADRIISIEDGKIAKNEVVRA, encoded by the coding sequence ATGAACATATTAGAAGTACAACATTTATCGAAAGTATACGGGAAAGACGAGATGGAAGTGCGGGCGCTCGATGACGTGTCGTTCACGGTCAAAAAAGGCGAGTTCGTCTGTATCGTCGGACCGTCGGGCTCGGGGAAGTCGACGTTGTTACACTTGCTCGGCGGTGTCGATGTCCCGACGAGTGGACACGTGTTGATCGACAACACGGATATTTATAAATTGGACGAGACGCAGCTCGCCATCTTCCGTCGTCGTCAAATCGGTTTGATTTATCAGTTTTACAACTTGATCCCGATTTTGACGGTCGAGGAGAACATCACGCTCCCGATGCTGTTAGACGAGCAAAAAGTCGACGTCGCCCATTTAGAGCGTATCATCGGCATCCTCGGACTATTAAACCGGTTGACGCATTTGCCGAACCAACTGTCTGGCGGACAGCAGCAACGGGTCTCCATCGGCCGGGCGCTCATCAGCAATCCGGCCATCATCTTGGCCGATGAGCCGACAGGGAACTTGGACAGTCAAAACAGTGAAGAGATTATGAGTCTGTTGAAACTGTTCAACAAGAAGTTCAATCAGACGCTCATCATCATCACGCATGACGAACGGATCGCCTTGCAGGCCGACCGGATCATCTCGATCGAAGATGGGAAGATTGCGAAGAATGAGGTCGTCCGCGCATGA
- a CDS encoding ABC transporter permease translates to MNIINKMTLRHLRENKRRSLVTIIGVIISVAMITAVTTLGSSFLDLMIRQDIVNNGEWHVQYINTNEEQVEAIRNDASTKDVILSSDGYAELKESQNAYKPYLYVRNYNTSGLKNFPVDLTEGRLPNKEGEVVISEAIRQNAQVTYNIGDKLTLEIGERMDESSGRVLTQNDGLIRDGETILEQLNVEDTVTLTVVGTMTRPAWEPTWSPGYTVVGYIDDKALNGATVDTFVALNDVNGSIYEDTKRVMNEQKIEGVAYNSSLLRYYGVTDDGGLRKTLYGFVGIIMTVIVIGSISLIYNAFAISVSERSRYLGMLASVGATKRQKRNSVFFEGLIIGGISIPIGILAGVAGIGVTFLFINAFAEKALNVTEKFEVVVTPLTLLLTVLISSVTIFISCYLPARRASKISAIDAIRQTQDVRLTSKNVKTSKLVRRIFGLEAEIGLKNTKRNRKRYLATVFSLVISIVLFLVVSYFTDRLEQSLEMSQGAYEFDILVNGSNLDKDDLRRYETLDNVTSGTYFENTTVQTMVDETRLPSALTENEDLMSTFVDGKFVYYVSLYQLDDDSFDAYLKQIGASASNFEDGEMPSAVLIDEVSYQDVDEKKFVNSKTIETEIGDTLELRDENATEKATPLKTIKVGAMTDVAPTGVMTSSIGWLDVIVREGTFEEDAIGKLMKQSSPSIALNTSNPDATQQVIEAEQNMDLYIFNVAEQREQQEQILLLLSIFVYGFIVLISLISVANIFNTISTSVSLRRREFAMLRSVGMTPKGFNKMVYYESIFYGMKALAYGVPISILIMYLIYRAQMNTFEAAFTLPWGDILFVTVVIFLIVGSSMLYAISKVKSDNIIDRLKQENN, encoded by the coding sequence ATGAACATCATCAATAAAATGACGCTTCGGCACTTACGCGAGAACAAGCGGCGCTCGCTCGTCACCATCATCGGTGTCATCATCTCGGTGGCGATGATCACAGCTGTGACGACACTCGGTTCGTCGTTCTTGGACTTGATGATTCGTCAAGACATCGTGAACAACGGGGAATGGCACGTCCAATACATCAACACGAATGAGGAGCAGGTCGAGGCGATTCGAAATGATGCATCGACGAAGGACGTCATCCTATCGAGTGACGGCTATGCGGAACTAAAAGAGTCGCAGAATGCCTATAAACCGTACTTATACGTCCGGAACTATAACACCTCGGGGCTCAAAAATTTTCCCGTCGACTTGACGGAGGGACGCTTGCCGAACAAAGAAGGCGAGGTCGTCATTTCCGAGGCCATCCGTCAAAACGCGCAAGTCACGTACAACATCGGGGACAAATTGACGCTCGAGATCGGCGAGCGTATGGACGAATCGTCGGGTCGCGTGTTGACGCAAAACGATGGCTTGATCCGTGACGGGGAGACAATCCTGGAACAGTTGAACGTCGAGGACACGGTGACGTTGACCGTCGTCGGCACGATGACGCGCCCGGCCTGGGAGCCGACGTGGTCGCCGGGCTACACGGTCGTCGGATACATTGACGATAAAGCGTTGAACGGTGCGACCGTCGATACGTTCGTCGCCTTAAACGACGTTAACGGCTCAATTTATGAGGATACGAAACGAGTGATGAACGAACAGAAAATTGAAGGGGTCGCCTATAACTCATCGTTGCTTCGCTATTACGGAGTGACAGACGACGGCGGATTGCGTAAGACGTTGTATGGTTTCGTCGGGATCATCATGACGGTTATCGTCATCGGTTCGATTTCGCTCATCTATAACGCGTTCGCCATCAGCGTATCTGAACGCTCGCGTTATCTCGGGATGCTCGCGAGTGTCGGGGCGACGAAACGGCAAAAACGGAACTCGGTCTTCTTTGAAGGACTGATCATCGGAGGGATTAGCATCCCGATCGGCATCCTTGCCGGGGTGGCCGGGATCGGGGTCACGTTCCTGTTCATCAACGCTTTTGCTGAGAAAGCGCTCAACGTGACGGAGAAGTTTGAAGTCGTCGTCACACCGCTCACGCTCCTGTTGACGGTCCTCATTTCGAGCGTGACGATCTTCATTTCCTGTTATCTGCCGGCCCGTCGCGCATCAAAGATTTCTGCGATTGACGCGATTCGTCAGACTCAGGACGTTCGATTGACGTCGAAGAACGTGAAGACGTCAAAACTCGTTCGCCGTATCTTCGGGTTGGAAGCGGAGATTGGGCTGAAAAACACGAAACGTAACCGAAAACGGTATTTGGCGACGGTGTTCTCGCTCGTCATCAGTATCGTCTTGTTTTTAGTCGTCAGCTACTTCACGGATCGACTCGAGCAGTCACTGGAAATGTCGCAAGGCGCGTACGAGTTCGATATCCTCGTGAACGGGTCAAATCTCGACAAGGATGACTTACGTCGCTATGAGACGTTGGACAACGTGACGAGCGGGACGTACTTCGAGAACACGACCGTCCAGACGATGGTCGACGAAACACGGTTACCGAGCGCATTGACCGAGAACGAGGACTTGATGTCCACGTTCGTCGATGGGAAATTTGTGTACTACGTCTCTCTTTATCAATTGGATGACGACAGCTTCGATGCGTACTTGAAGCAGATTGGGGCATCCGCCAGCAACTTTGAAGATGGGGAGATGCCGAGTGCCGTCTTGATTGATGAAGTCTCGTATCAAGACGTGGACGAGAAAAAGTTTGTCAACTCGAAGACGATTGAGACAGAAATCGGTGATACGCTCGAACTTCGGGACGAGAATGCGACGGAGAAGGCGACACCACTTAAAACCATCAAAGTCGGAGCCATGACCGACGTCGCCCCGACCGGTGTGATGACGAGTTCAATTGGATGGCTCGATGTGATCGTTCGGGAAGGGACGTTTGAAGAGGATGCGATCGGAAAGTTGATGAAGCAATCGAGCCCATCGATTGCCTTGAACACGAGTAACCCGGATGCGACGCAGCAAGTGATTGAAGCGGAGCAAAATATGGACCTATACATTTTCAACGTAGCGGAACAACGTGAACAGCAAGAGCAAATCTTGTTGTTATTATCGATTTTCGTCTATGGATTCATCGTCTTGATCTCGCTCATCTCGGTGGCGAACATCTTCAACACGATCTCGACGAGCGTCTCACTCCGACGCCGCGAATTCGCGATGCTGCGGTCGGTCGGGATGACACCGAAAGGGTTCAACAAGATGGTGTACTATGAGAGCATCTTCTACGGCATGAAAGCATTGGCGTATGGAGTGCCGATCAGTATTCTCATCATGTACCTCATTTACCGGGCACAGATGAACACGTTCGAAGCAGCGTTCACGTTGCCGTGGGGAGATATCTTATTCGTCACGGTCGTAATCTTCTTGATTGTTGGTTCTTCGATGCTGTACGCGATTTCGAAAGTAAAGTCGGATAATATCATCGACCGGTTGAAGCAAGAGAATAACTAA
- a CDS encoding RNA polymerase sigma factor, which yields MDDQAIIDLYWQRSERAIEVTAQKYGGYCHTISYNILHSREDADECVNDTYMKAWQAIPPTRPVRLAAYLAKLIRNVSLHKYEKANAKKRGAGQVPLIVSELEHCLASSAATDSEVIELLNDFLAQLPQETRQIFMGRYFHFQSIKDIAKMRHVSESKVKMVLLRTRNDLQQVLEAEGVAL from the coding sequence TTGGACGATCAAGCGATTATCGATTTGTATTGGCAACGTTCCGAGCGGGCGATTGAGGTGACGGCGCAAAAATACGGCGGCTATTGTCACACCATTTCCTATAACATTTTGCATAGCCGAGAGGACGCGGACGAGTGCGTCAATGATACGTACATGAAGGCGTGGCAAGCGATTCCGCCGACACGTCCAGTGCGGCTCGCCGCCTATTTGGCAAAGCTGATCCGTAACGTCTCGCTCCATAAGTATGAGAAGGCGAACGCCAAGAAGCGCGGAGCGGGACAAGTTCCGCTCATTGTCAGTGAGCTCGAGCACTGTCTCGCCTCCTCCGCCGCGACCGATTCAGAAGTCATCGAGTTGTTGAACGACTTTTTGGCCCAGTTGCCGCAAGAGACCCGGCAGATCTTTATGGGGCGTTACTTTCACTTTCAATCGATTAAAGACATCGCGAAGATGCGACACGTGAGTGAGAGCAAGGTCAAGATGGTGCTGCTTCGGACTCGGAACGACTTGCAGCAAGTGCTCGAAGCGGAAGGGGTGGCGCTATGA
- a CDS encoding excalibur calcium-binding domain-containing protein, with product MNKKLFERTDVIIIALILLFPLGLFLMWRHQKFNESTRVLITCAILILVGSAYTQATKVSRQVYEQDLSAEQAKYVALQTKVEAAQQELDDSMEEVEVLRVKADEKAKLQIAEAEKQALQLVKEAESKADTIVSKAEDEAASIAQSQLNEAKEEAAHLIAQAEQEASALKAAAANESSSYSAAAAPTSQKFQNCTDLRGTYPGGVSSDHAAYQPSMDRDKDGWACE from the coding sequence TTGAACAAAAAATTATTCGAACGAACCGACGTCATCATCATTGCACTCATTTTACTTTTCCCTTTAGGATTATTCCTGATGTGGCGTCATCAAAAATTTAACGAATCTACACGCGTCTTGATTACTTGCGCCATCTTGATTTTAGTTGGTTCGGCTTACACACAAGCGACGAAAGTGAGTCGACAAGTGTATGAGCAGGATCTTTCGGCAGAACAAGCTAAATACGTCGCTCTCCAAACCAAAGTCGAGGCCGCCCAACAAGAATTAGACGATTCGATGGAAGAAGTCGAAGTACTTCGTGTAAAAGCTGACGAAAAAGCCAAGCTTCAAATTGCCGAAGCCGAGAAACAAGCTTTACAACTTGTAAAAGAGGCAGAGTCTAAAGCCGACACGATTGTTTCCAAAGCCGAGGATGAAGCAGCAAGCATCGCTCAATCTCAACTCAATGAAGCGAAAGAAGAAGCTGCCCATCTCATTGCACAAGCCGAACAAGAGGCAAGCGCTTTGAAAGCCGCAGCCGCAAATGAAAGTTCGTCTTACTCGGCCGCTGCTGCGCCGACAAGTCAGAAGTTCCAAAACTGTACGGACCTCCGTGGCACTTATCCAGGTGGTGTCAGTTCAGATCATGCGGCTTATCAGCCAAGCATGGACCGTGATAAAGACGGCTGGGCTTGTGAATAA
- a CDS encoding SIMPL domain-containing protein, whose protein sequence is MDRTITVKGTGKVSAKPDLIVVRMDLTSRAVRYEETMNGATMAVTRLQKAVEQAGFEKVALKTTDFSIDTDYESYRDKQGNYKSRFRGYICQQKTKLEFPLDTKQLSAVIEHVSNSLAEPKLSISFTIKDADTIQDELLASAAANARHRAELLAKGAGATLGDLLQIDYTWGELHLYSPTRLTLHDEVLFSEAAMPELEPDEIDLSDSATFVWAIR, encoded by the coding sequence ATGGATCGCACAATCACTGTGAAAGGAACAGGAAAAGTATCGGCTAAGCCCGATTTGATTGTCGTGAGAATGGATTTGACGTCAAGAGCCGTCCGTTATGAGGAGACGATGAACGGGGCGACGATGGCCGTCACGCGTCTACAAAAGGCAGTCGAGCAGGCCGGATTCGAGAAGGTAGCGCTCAAGACGACCGATTTCTCGATTGACACGGATTATGAGAGTTATCGCGACAAGCAAGGCAACTACAAGTCTCGGTTCCGGGGTTACATCTGTCAGCAGAAGACGAAGCTCGAGTTTCCGCTCGATACGAAACAGTTGTCCGCGGTCATCGAACACGTCAGCAACTCGCTAGCCGAACCGAAGTTGTCCATCTCGTTCACAATCAAGGATGCGGATACGATTCAAGACGAACTGCTCGCGAGCGCGGCGGCGAACGCGCGTCATCGGGCCGAACTGTTGGCGAAAGGGGCCGGGGCGACGCTCGGTGACTTGCTTCAAATCGATTACACGTGGGGCGAGCTCCATCTTTACTCCCCGACACGTCTCACGCTCCATGACGAGGTGCTCTTCTCAGAGGCCGCGATGCCGGAACTCGAACCGGACGAGATTGACTTGAGTGACTCGGCGACGTTCGTGTGGGCGATTCGATGA
- a CDS encoding flavodoxin family protein, with translation MKILIIFDSMYGCTEKVAHAIKDGLSDLHQVEIMQISHVGYGDLANLDLFVVGSPTHGGRETEDVKTFLDGLSDHALRGTRAAAFDTSMAEEDQGFFVGKIVKWFGHASTRIERLLLDKGAEPVLKESFLVLDKEGPLKDGELERATEWGRHLMDK, from the coding sequence ATGAAAATCCTCATCATCTTTGACTCGATGTACGGGTGTACGGAAAAAGTTGCGCATGCCATCAAGGACGGGTTAAGCGACTTGCACCAAGTTGAAATCATGCAAATCAGCCATGTCGGATACGGCGACCTCGCCAATCTCGATTTGTTCGTCGTCGGCTCTCCGACGCATGGCGGACGCGAGACCGAGGACGTGAAGACGTTTCTCGACGGCTTGTCGGACCATGCGCTTCGCGGCACCCGAGCTGCAGCGTTCGATACGAGTATGGCCGAAGAGGACCAAGGCTTTTTCGTCGGAAAGATCGTCAAATGGTTCGGTCACGCGTCGACCCGAATCGAACGATTGTTGCTGGACAAAGGAGCGGAACCGGTGCTGAAAGAATCGTTCCTCGTCCTCGACAAGGAAGGGCCGCTCAAAGACGGAGAGCTCGAGCGGGCGACCGAATGGGGCCGTCACTTGATGGACAAATAA